ACAATTCCTTTGGGGCAACGCAGTGTAGGACTTTTTGAGTTCAGCTGGGATGGACTTAATCAAAAAGGTGAAAGAGCCCCCGCTGGAAAATATACTGTTAAAGTCAATGGTGTCTATTCCGGTAAAGAAGTCGCTTTAAAAACTATGACAGCGGCTAATGTAGATAGCGTTAGCCTTGGGCAAAATGGTGAAGGCGTTAAGCTTAACGTTGCCGGTATTGGTTCAGTCTCGTTGAATGATGTCAAACAGATTACTGGATAGTCTAATTACAGGATTATAAACTATTAATAATGACAGAGTATAATCTGCCATTACCTTAAGCTGAATTTTCAGGCCTTGAGGATTACTGCAGGAGGCAATCATGGTATTTGGAACAGCACTTAGTGGTATTCAGGCAGCCAGTAAAGATTTGGATGTAATCGGCAATAATATTGCTAATGCGCCCACTATAGGATTTAAGAGTTCGCGAGCAGAATTTGCAGATGTCTATGCCACAGGAACCTATGGGGGTGGTAATAATGCTATTGGCAGTGGCGTACGTTTGTCGCGGGTGCAACAAAATTTTGGACAAGGTAATTTTTCCTTCACTAACAATAGTCTCGACCTTGCGGTTAGCGGTTCGGGCTTCTTTATTTTAAATGACCAAGGTTCAAATCTTTATACCCGAGCAGGCTCATTTGGGCTGGATAACGAGGGTTTTATTGTTAATGCCAATAACCAATATTTAACAGGACTTCTTGCTGATGCCGACGGTAATATTACCAATGTGTCAGGTAATCTACAAATTAACACAGCAAATATAAATCCTAAAGCCACTACCACAGTATCAAGCGGAGTAAATTTGTATGCCAAAAGTACACCACCTACAGTTGACTGGTCAGGAGGGGCAACACCGGCTCAAGATACTTATAATAATGCAACCTCAACAACGATATATGATAGTTTAGGGAATTCACATGTTCTGTCTATGTACTTTATTCACGCAGATGCGTCTGCTGGGGCAGGTGATCCCAATGCGGCTACACCACCTGGTACGCAAAATCAATGGTATGTTGCGTTTCAACTTGATAATCAAAATTTACCAGCGGGTGCGGGTGCTAATACGGCTACCTTATTTCGAGTGAATTTTAACAGCGATGGCACCTTTAACAGTGCTTTAGATACTGCTAATAATCCATTACCTAATAACTTGATTCCGCTTTCAATGGCATTGTCAAATGGGGCTGATCCATTAAGTTTTAATATTGATTTTTCAGATAGTACGCAATTTGGTAGTCCTTTTGCAGTGCAATCGAATGTACAGAATGGCTATACCACCGGACGCTTGGATGGCTTGGATATTGACGAAGAAGGCGTTTTATTTGGACGCTATACCAATGGGCAATCACGAGTTATGGGGCAAATACAGCTCGCTAATTTTGCCAATCCTGATGGTTTACAATCAATGGGTAATACTAATTGGGCTGAAACTTCTGCATCTGGTCAGGCCTTAGTCAGCAATCCTGGTACAGCCAGTCTAGGTTTGATTCAATCTGGTGCATTGGAAGAGTCAAATGTTGATTTAACCGGGGAACTCGTAAAATTAATTGGAGCCCAAAGAAATTTCCAGGCAAATGCGCAAACTATCCGCACTGCTGATGCAGTAACCCAAACCATTATTAATATTCGTTAATAAGCTTTACGCTTATTTCCACCTTTATGTGTGGGATTCAACGAGAAGCTGAACTTGTGTAATCAAGCCTATTTGCTTTGCAGTAGGTTGGGTTCGTTTTTCGACCCAACAAATCCCATGCGCAGGTTCCAGAAAACTATCTGGTTGTTGAATACAGCTAAAACACAACAAGTAGATATTCATTATAACCACTTCTGATCTTGCACGATTCTCCTTCGCTTTCCTTCTGACCTAGTGAAATGATACATTAAAAGAGTAAGTGCCAAAAAAGAGGTGAAGAATGGAACCTGTACTCTATAATGCCATGCATGGCTCGCAGACTAATTTTAAAAAACAAGCTGTTAGCGCTAATAATTTAGCCAATATTAATACACCAGGATTTAAAGCAGACATTGCTCAATTTGAATCAATGTATGTTTCAGGCTCGGTGGAGACAGCGGAAGCATTTGTTGTTGAGGGTGAAAATGCTACCAATTTTACTGATGGGGAATTAATAACCACAGGACGCGATCTTGATGTGGCCATTCAGGGTGGCGGTTGGTTTGCGGTGCAGGATGCTGATGGTAAAGAAGCTTACACGCGTGCAGGAGATTTTCATTTGACTGAAAACGGGATGTTGGTCACGGCCGCAAATAGACCTGTTTTAGGTGATGGTGGACCTATTTCTATTCCTCCAGCACAACGTATTGAGATAGGAAACGATGGTACTATTTCTATTGTGCCTTTAGAGGGTGCTCCGGATGCGTTAGCAGTGATAGAGCGATTGAAACTGGTAAAACCTGATCTTAAGAATTTAGTAAAGGGGCTTGATGGGTTAATGAAGCTAAGACAAGGTGGCGTTGCACCCCCTGATGCCTCTGTTATGGTGGTAAAGGGAGCGCTTGAGGGAAGTAATGTGAATGCAGTAGAAGAAATGGTTAAGTCAATTTCCACTAGCAAAGAATTTGATGCGCAAATGAAAGTGATGCAGATAGCTGATGAGAATTCACAAAAGTTGGCACAACTATTGCAATTGTGATTTAAAAGCCTAATAAAATAAGAACAAGGAACGGCTATGGAACCAGCATTATGGGTTAGTAAAACCGGGCTTGATGCACAAGATAAAAATATCGCTAACATCGCCAATAATTTGGCGAACGTCAATACTACTGGCTTTAAAAAGGGAAGGGCCGTCTTTGAAGATTTAATTTATCAGAACTTACGACAAGCGGGAGCTCAGTCTACTCAAAACACAGAAATACCTACTGGTATTAATATGGGTACAGGGGTTCACATGGTAGCTACCCAGAAAATGTTTAATCAGGGTAGCATTCAAAACACCCAAAACCCTCTGGATGTTGCTATTCAGGGGCGGGGTTTTCTAAAAGTATTGATGCCTGATGGCACAGAGGCTTTCACTCGCGATGGCACCCTGCAAAGTGATGCACAGGGGCAAATTGTTACAGCGAATGGTTATGTTATACAGCCACCCATTACAATTCCTGAGCAAACTCTAAGTCTTACGATTGGTACTGATGGTACCGTAATGGCTTTGGTAGCGGGTAACAATGTGCCTACGCAGATAGGAACTCTGGAACTAACGGACTTTATTAATCCTGCTGGTTTACAACCTATTGGCCAGAATCTCTTTTTAGAAACGGTCGCAAGCGGCCCCGCGCAAACTGATAACCCTGGTAATTCAGGATTGGGAACTTTATTACAAGGTTCATTAGAAGCTTCCAATGTAAACGTTGTTGAGGAATTGGTAAATATGATTCAGGCCCAACGAAGTTACGAAATTACTGCGAAAGGCATTCAAACTGTAGATAATATGTTGCAATACTTGACGCAAACCGTGTAATAGGGATGTGGACAATGAGGTTTCAACGATTTTTATTGGGGCTGGGAATTATTTGCCAATTAGCAGGATGTGAGGCTTTATTTCCGCCTTATCCAGGTACGCAGCCCGACTATGCACCCACTTATCCCACAGGACCTGATCCAAAGCAAACCCGTCACATTAATGGTGCCATCTATAATGCGGAAACAGCACTGCCACTTTTTGAAACGCCTCGCGCAAGACATCCAGGTGATATTGTGACTGTGGTGTTGATTGAAAAAACTGATGCTCAAAAACGAGCCATTACGCGTCAACGCAAAAATGATAAGGTAGAAATATTTAATGCTAGTTTTGCAGGTCGACCTATTGCTTTAGGGGGTGGGTATAGCATGGATTTTGATCTCGATGCCAAGCGTAAATTTGAAGGTGAAGGGCAGTCTGTACAAAATAATAAGTTGGCCGGCAGTATTTCAGTGACAGTAGCCAAAGTTCTTTCCAATGGCAATATGGTGGTTCAAGGTGAAAAATGGATTCACATCAATCAGGGTAGTGAATTTGTACGATTGTCCGGAATAATTCGACCACAGGATATTAGACCTGATAATACAATTACTTCAGACAGAATTGCCAATGCAAGAATTGCTTATGGTGGTACAGGACAGATTAACAATACCAATGCTCAAGGCTGGTTTTCACGCTTTATTTGGGGACCTCTATTTCCTGTATGATAATTATGAGGATGGTGTAAATCAATGCGTAAAGGTATCGCAGTTTTTTTATTAGGACTGACTTTCTGGCTGGCAGTAGCCGCCAGCTATGCCGAACGCATTAAAGATATTGCGACTTTGGCTGGAGTAAGAACAAACCAATTGGTGGGATACGGGCTTGTTGTCGGTCTGGATGGAACAGGTGATCGCACAGGAACGCGCTTTACAGAACAAAGTTTTACCAACATGCTGGTGCAGTTAGGGATTAATATTCCGCCCGGAACCAAGCTAAATTCAAAAAATATTGCAGCGGTAATGGTAACTGCCAATTTAAGTACTTTTATGAAAAAGGGGCAGACACTGGATGTGAATGTCTCTTCCATCGGAGACTCCAAAAGTCTGCGTGGTGGTACCTTGTTGATGACACCTTTGAAAGGCGCTGATGGTCGTGTTTATGCCATGGCCCAAGGTAACATTACGGTGGTCGCTTTAGGAGTAAGCGGTGAGGATGGCTCAAGCGTGACAATCAATGTTCCTAGTGGGGGACGCATTGCGAATGGGGCCACAGTTGAAGTCGATATTCCCAATCCCTTCTATTTTTCAAGAACCCTGACCTACAATCTACATAATCCAGATTTTACAACGGCAAAACGGATGAGTGATGCCATTAATGAGCTTATGGGGCCTGGTACGGCGCACCCCATTGATGCAGCATCTGTGGAGGTAACCGCACCCAAAACAGCCGCTCATCGTGTTGATTATGTGTCTGTACTTGAAAATATTGAATTTACACCAGGAGAGGCAGAGGCAAAAATTATTATTAATCCACGTACAGGGACGGTGGTTATTGGCCAAAAAGTGCTGGTTAAACCTTCTGCTGTGTCTCATGGCAATTTGGTAGTGACCATCAGCGAGAATCCTATTGTGAGTCAGCCTAATCCTTTTGCGACCGGTCGTACTGTGGTTGTGCCTGATACACAAATTAATGTGGAGCAAAAAAATAATCGTACTTTTCTGTTTGCTCCAGGAGCATCACTGAAAGATCTTGTTAAAGCAATAAACGCGGTTGGGGCTACTCCAGCTGATTTGGTTGCAATCCTTGAGGCTTTGAAACAAGTTGGCGCACTCAATGCAACGATAATCATTATTTAACCAGGATGGTTGATATGGCAATTGATGGCATCGCTGTAGGTGATTTTAAGAATTTGCAACATCTAAAACAACAGGCTCAGACCGATGAGCAAAAGGCGTTGCCTGCAGTCGCCAAGCAATTTGAGGCAATTTTTTTACAAGCCATGCTTAAGAGTATGCGAATGGGAGGACAATATTTTCTGGATGATTCCAGTCCTTTTAAAAGCGATACGGCCTCTACCTTTCAAGACATGCTTGATGGACAGTATGCCAGCAATATTGCCAATGGTCAGGGTATAGGTCTGGCTTCAATTCTTGAAAAACAGTTAGGGCAGGTGGCTCAAACTCCTACTGACAAGACTGCAAAATCGGTTGAGCAATCACTGTTAGCATCGCGTATTACTTCATTAGACAATCATGCGGGGCGGGAAAATAATCCAAAAACAGCGGCGACTATTGATGAATTTGTAAAATCCATTTGGCCTTATGCCCGACAAGCGGCTAACTTGTTAGGGCTTGATCCCAAAATTCTAATGGCGCAAGCAGCGTTAGAAACTGGCTGGGGACAGTTTGTAACGCGAGACAGTGATGGTAGTAGCAGTAATAATTTATTTAATATTAAAGCAACATCTTCTTCTGAAGATAAGGTTGAGACTAAAACAACGGAATATATTGCCGATACACCTATTAAGATGAACGCCAGTTTTCGGAAATATCCGTCGATTGCACATAGTTTTAATGATTATGTGGCATTAATTCAAGGCAATAGTCGCTATGAGGCTGCTTTGGCAAATACTAATGATGCTCAGCGCTATGTCGATGAATTACACCGAGCAGGTTATGCTACTGATCCTAACTATGCTTCTAAGATAATGGCAATTTATCATGGAGATGAGTTACAGCAAGCACTAGAGCGAAATGGCTTTTCAATGGAATAACGCTTGGATTGAATTGGAAGGGAGTATGAAGCATGTCAGGGATTTTAAATATTGCGGCATCAAGTCTTAGTGCATTCCAACGCGCACTGGAAGTTGTAGGCAATAATATTGCCAATGTAAATACCCGAGGTTATTCAAGACAAACCACTCAATTTACTCCAACTCCTTCCCATCGTTATGCAGGCTCTTTTATTGGAACCGGTGTGACAGTTTCTGGAATTAAACGTAATAATGACCAGTTTGCCACCCGCCAGATTAGAGAAACGCTGACTACTAAAACAGAGTACGACACATTTTATCAGCAAGCCTTGCAAATTGATAAGCTTTTATCTCAGGAAGGAACGAGCATTTCAGCAAGTTTGCAACAATTTTTTAATGCTCTGGCACAGTTAAATGAAGCACCTGATAGTATTGCCTCACGTGGTGTGGCATTGAAACAGAGTGAACTGTTAGTTGATCAGTTTAATTCTTTGCAATACCGTCTGGATGAGTATCAGCAAAACAACACCCTACAAATAAAAGAGGCTATTGACAACATTAATCAAATTACCGCGAACATCGCTGAAGTCAATCGACAGATAAGCGGTATGCGTGACTCTCCAGAGTTACTCGATAAACGGGATGAGCTGTTACGGGAATTATCTCAATATGTCGCGGTCACTGTTATTGATCAGGGTGATACTGGAATTAGTGTCGCTATCGGCAGCGGTGAAATGCTCGTAATGGGAACGGAGCATCGCGAACTTGCCATTGCCTTAAACACCACAGGTCAATTTGGGACAAAGATTACTATAGACAATGGTGCAGGACAAACAGAAGTAACCCAGAATTTACATTCAGGAATGCTTGGAGGATTTTTAAATTTTGAGGAAGAGATTATTGGTCAAGCCAGTCAATTATTGGGGCAAATGGCAATGGGTCTTGCTGCACGATTTAATGCTCAGCATCGTTTGGGCATGGATATGAATAGTCAGCTCGGTAAAGATTTCTTTACCGACTTTAATTCGCTATCCTTGCAACTGGCGCGATCAGTGCCTTCTTCTAATAACTCAGGCTCTGCTGTTTTGTCCGTTACTATATCAGATGTTGCACAAACGAAGCTAAGTGATTATGAGCTATTAGTCACTAATACTGCTACTAATGAGATAAGACTAATTCGTAAATCAGATGGTCAATCAACGACACTAAATTGGACAGATACACCACCAACCCCTCCAGCAGGACAAATTGTTATCGATGGAATGACCATTACTGTTGATAACATGAGTAATTTAAACAATGATGATCGGTTTGCGCTTACACCTACTCGTGGCGCTGCACGCGATCTTAAATTGGCTCTTAACGATGTGCGCGAAATTGCTTTCGCTTCTCCCGTACGTATACA
This region of Legionella clemsonensis genomic DNA includes:
- the flgG gene encoding flagellar basal-body rod protein FlgG: MEPALWVSKTGLDAQDKNIANIANNLANVNTTGFKKGRAVFEDLIYQNLRQAGAQSTQNTEIPTGINMGTGVHMVATQKMFNQGSIQNTQNPLDVAIQGRGFLKVLMPDGTEAFTRDGTLQSDAQGQIVTANGYVIQPPITIPEQTLSLTIGTDGTVMALVAGNNVPTQIGTLELTDFINPAGLQPIGQNLFLETVASGPAQTDNPGNSGLGTLLQGSLEASNVNVVEELVNMIQAQRSYEITAKGIQTVDNMLQYLTQTV
- the flgJ gene encoding flagellar assembly peptidoglycan hydrolase FlgJ; translation: MAIDGIAVGDFKNLQHLKQQAQTDEQKALPAVAKQFEAIFLQAMLKSMRMGGQYFLDDSSPFKSDTASTFQDMLDGQYASNIANGQGIGLASILEKQLGQVAQTPTDKTAKSVEQSLLASRITSLDNHAGRENNPKTAATIDEFVKSIWPYARQAANLLGLDPKILMAQAALETGWGQFVTRDSDGSSSNNLFNIKATSSSEDKVETKTTEYIADTPIKMNASFRKYPSIAHSFNDYVALIQGNSRYEAALANTNDAQRYVDELHRAGYATDPNYASKIMAIYHGDELQQALERNGFSME
- a CDS encoding flagellar basal body P-ring protein FlgI is translated as MRKGIAVFLLGLTFWLAVAASYAERIKDIATLAGVRTNQLVGYGLVVGLDGTGDRTGTRFTEQSFTNMLVQLGINIPPGTKLNSKNIAAVMVTANLSTFMKKGQTLDVNVSSIGDSKSLRGGTLLMTPLKGADGRVYAMAQGNITVVALGVSGEDGSSVTINVPSGGRIANGATVEVDIPNPFYFSRTLTYNLHNPDFTTAKRMSDAINELMGPGTAHPIDAASVEVTAPKTAAHRVDYVSVLENIEFTPGEAEAKIIINPRTGTVVIGQKVLVKPSAVSHGNLVVTISENPIVSQPNPFATGRTVVVPDTQINVEQKNNRTFLFAPGASLKDLVKAINAVGATPADLVAILEALKQVGALNATIIII
- the flgE gene encoding flagellar hook protein FlgE; translated protein: MVFGTALSGIQAASKDLDVIGNNIANAPTIGFKSSRAEFADVYATGTYGGGNNAIGSGVRLSRVQQNFGQGNFSFTNNSLDLAVSGSGFFILNDQGSNLYTRAGSFGLDNEGFIVNANNQYLTGLLADADGNITNVSGNLQINTANINPKATTTVSSGVNLYAKSTPPTVDWSGGATPAQDTYNNATSTTIYDSLGNSHVLSMYFIHADASAGAGDPNAATPPGTQNQWYVAFQLDNQNLPAGAGANTATLFRVNFNSDGTFNSALDTANNPLPNNLIPLSMALSNGADPLSFNIDFSDSTQFGSPFAVQSNVQNGYTTGRLDGLDIDEEGVLFGRYTNGQSRVMGQIQLANFANPDGLQSMGNTNWAETSASGQALVSNPGTASLGLIQSGALEESNVDLTGELVKLIGAQRNFQANAQTIRTADAVTQTIINIR
- the flgF gene encoding flagellar basal-body rod protein FlgF is translated as MEPVLYNAMHGSQTNFKKQAVSANNLANINTPGFKADIAQFESMYVSGSVETAEAFVVEGENATNFTDGELITTGRDLDVAIQGGGWFAVQDADGKEAYTRAGDFHLTENGMLVTAANRPVLGDGGPISIPPAQRIEIGNDGTISIVPLEGAPDALAVIERLKLVKPDLKNLVKGLDGLMKLRQGGVAPPDASVMVVKGALEGSNVNAVEEMVKSISTSKEFDAQMKVMQIADENSQKLAQLLQL
- the flgK gene encoding flagellar hook-associated protein FlgK gives rise to the protein MSGILNIAASSLSAFQRALEVVGNNIANVNTRGYSRQTTQFTPTPSHRYAGSFIGTGVTVSGIKRNNDQFATRQIRETLTTKTEYDTFYQQALQIDKLLSQEGTSISASLQQFFNALAQLNEAPDSIASRGVALKQSELLVDQFNSLQYRLDEYQQNNTLQIKEAIDNINQITANIAEVNRQISGMRDSPELLDKRDELLRELSQYVAVTVIDQGDTGISVAIGSGEMLVMGTEHRELAIALNTTGQFGTKITIDNGAGQTEVTQNLHSGMLGGFLNFEEEIIGQASQLLGQMAMGLAARFNAQHRLGMDMNSQLGKDFFTDFNSLSLQLARSVPSSNNSGSAVLSVTISDVAQTKLSDYELLVTNTATNEIRLIRKSDGQSTTLNWTDTPPTPPAGQIVIDGMTITVDNMSNLNNDDRFALTPTRGAARDLKLALNDVREIAFASPVRIQTSLTNTGNGRIALGEIVNTTMVDKEFRIDFISDTQYNLVDVTDGVTTGPFVFTPNTDNVVLIPDAVTPSYSIVLSGFPKSGDSFSSSYNSGGIGDNRNGLQLNALQRDKIFEGNTESLFDRYSNLIAQVGGKTYQAKLRSDAADILHQQAEEFRESKSGVNLDEEAINLLRFQQAYQAASQVMAISGQMMDILFAVMR
- a CDS encoding flagellar basal body L-ring protein FlgH, which produces MRFQRFLLGLGIICQLAGCEALFPPYPGTQPDYAPTYPTGPDPKQTRHINGAIYNAETALPLFETPRARHPGDIVTVVLIEKTDAQKRAITRQRKNDKVEIFNASFAGRPIALGGGYSMDFDLDAKRKFEGEGQSVQNNKLAGSISVTVAKVLSNGNMVVQGEKWIHINQGSEFVRLSGIIRPQDIRPDNTITSDRIANARIAYGGTGQINNTNAQGWFSRFIWGPLFPV